A segment of the uncultured Desulfobulbus sp. genome:
AACTCGTAGTAGACCAGGCCAAGGTTGTAGTGCAGCAGGGCCGAAGCCGGAACCAGGTCGAGGAGGGCGAGGTATCCCTGCAGCGCCTCGTCGAACCGGCCGTCTGCGTGCGCCTGGCAGGCCTGGTCAAAATACTGATTGAGGCTCCCCCCTGAAGAAGGCTGTTGTTCCATGGGCATGCGTGATCCTTGGTTTACGTGGAAGAAAAATCCAGGCAGGAGCGGGATCCCAGGACCTGCAATGGAAGCACCATACCCTTTTTTGCCTGCGCTGAAACATAAAATTTTCGTGTTCAATGGGGACCACCGCCTTTCTCATGTCCATCCCTACCTCCCTCAACCTGCCCCCCTTACCCATCTGTGCCATACTCGATGAGATACGGTTTCATCTGGCCAAGGGATCGGCGGTGCTGGCGGCTCCGCCCGGTTCGGGCAAAACCACGGTCGTGCCCCTGGCCCTGCTCGAGGAACCCTGGCTTGCGGGCAAGAGCATTCTCATCCTCGAACCACGCCGGCTGGCCACCCGGGCTGCGGCCATGCGCATGGCCGCCATTCTGGGCGAGCCGGTGGGACAACGGGTCGGCTACCAGATCCGCTTTGACCGCAAAATTTCCAAGCACACCCGCATTGAGGTGGTCACCGAGGGCATCCTCACCAGGCGGCTGCAACAGGACGCGGCCCTTGAAGATGTGGGCCTGGTGATCTTCGATGAATTCCACGAACGCTCCCTGCACGCAGATCTCGCCCTGGCGCTGTGTCTGGATCTCTGCCAGCTGCGCGAGGATCTTCGCCTGCTGGTGATGTCCGCCACCCTGGATACCGAACCCATTGCCCGACTCCTCGGCGGGGCCCCGGTGATCACTGCCAAGGGCAAGATGTTTGCGGTGACAACCGAGTATATCGAGCGCCCCACCCGTGGCCCGCTGGCCGAGGTCGTCTGCAGCGCGGTGAGTCGTCTGGCCGACCTCGGGGGCGACATGCTCGTTTTCCTGCCGGGCAGCCGGGAGATCCGCGACACGCACCAACTGCTGCAAGAGCAGCCCGGCCTTGCCGATCGACTGATCCTGCCGCTTATGAGCGAACTCTCGCAAAAGGATCAGGACCGGGCCATCTTGCCGGATCCCCAGGGACGCAGGCGCATAATCCTGGCCACTGCCATTGCCGAGACAAGCCTGACCATCGAGGGCGTTCGCACGGTGGTGGACAGCGGATGGTCCCGCCTGCCTGCCTTTGACCCGCGCTCCGGCCTGACCCGCCTGCAAACGGTACGCGTATCCAAGGCAACCGCCGACCAGCGCACCGGCCGGGCCGGTCGCTTGGGGCCGGGACACTGCCTGCGCCTCTGGACCAGGGAGGAACAGCACAGCCTGCCAGCCTTTCATCCCGCGGAAATCATCAATGCCGACCTGGCACCGCTGGCACTTGAACTCGCACTCTGGGGTGTCTCCGAGCCAAATGTACTCCTTTGGCTCGATCCGCCGCGGGCAGGCAGTTTTGCCCAGGCCTGTGCGTTGCTCCGCGGATTGCGGGCCGTCGACAGCCGGGGACGGATCACGCCAATGGGACGGAAAATGGCCGAACTCCCCCTGCATCCGCGCCTGGCGCACATGCTTCTCCAGGGCCGCAGCAACGGACTGGAACCACTCGCCTGTGACCTCGCTGCCCTGCTCTCGGAACGTGATCCCCTTCGTGGCCGGGAAAGAGGCTGCGACGTACGCGATCGATTGCACCTGCTCGCAACCTGGCG
Coding sequences within it:
- the hrpB gene encoding ATP-dependent helicase HrpB, whose translation is MGTTAFLMSIPTSLNLPPLPICAILDEIRFHLAKGSAVLAAPPGSGKTTVVPLALLEEPWLAGKSILILEPRRLATRAAAMRMAAILGEPVGQRVGYQIRFDRKISKHTRIEVVTEGILTRRLQQDAALEDVGLVIFDEFHERSLHADLALALCLDLCQLREDLRLLVMSATLDTEPIARLLGGAPVITAKGKMFAVTTEYIERPTRGPLAEVVCSAVSRLADLGGDMLVFLPGSREIRDTHQLLQEQPGLADRLILPLMSELSQKDQDRAILPDPQGRRRIILATAIAETSLTIEGVRTVVDSGWSRLPAFDPRSGLTRLQTVRVSKATADQRTGRAGRLGPGHCLRLWTREEQHSLPAFHPAEIINADLAPLALELALWGVSEPNVLLWLDPPRAGSFAQACALLRGLRAVDSRGRITPMGRKMAELPLHPRLAHMLLQGRSNGLEPLACDLAALLSERDPLRGRERGCDVRDRLHLLATWRKKGDRAVDQRGGDVAPLRRIDQTAAQLRHTPNQTGGWQPEDVGALLLAAYPERVARRRPRQRDRYLLACGRGVRLSATDPLCGEEYLIAAQVDSGHSEGRIFLAAPVELATVQSQAPHLLAREDLVCWDGENARVTAATRTTLGTIVVEERPLADVPQERITAALLDGIAQAGLEVLPWNGKVRQLQARLLNLRQWLPEEDWPDVSDQALAADYSWLMPYLGTMNRLEQLKGIDLCAVLLSRISWPEQQRLGSLAPESISVPSGSKIRIEYRIDEPPLLAVRLQEMFGLQQTPAVCNGRVPLLLHLLSPARRPIQVTTDLASFWHNGYPQVKKELKGRYPKHAWPDDPLEAAPLRGVPRRR